Within Wyeomyia smithii strain HCP4-BCI-WySm-NY-G18 chromosome 2, ASM2978416v1, whole genome shotgun sequence, the genomic segment GATTTTCCTTGGCGATCGCTGTTTTGGCTGCATCAATAGCAAAACGTTCGGCAAAATCGGTGTTGCAAGTAGAAACTGTATCAGCTAAAGCCAGTAAGTGCATTTGATCCAATGAAGAAAGACCTGGGAGATGAGTATGGGTCAAAAGTCGTGACAGTAGCTGACCCTGCCTAGGACCAAAGTGCGACAAGTAATGTTTTTCAGGTAAAGATGAACGTCGATCAGTATGGCGAGATATATCGGGTTCTTCATCCAACAAATCGTCTAATGATTCATCCACTACATTGCTCTCGAAAAGCTCGTTATAATCCTGAAATTGAGGCTTGTTTGAAACATGTGATCACCCCAATTTTATATGTATTTACCTTAACTTCTTCACTTTGTTGGGCAGTTATTCCAACCGTCTCTCTATCAGCTGCCAATAAAGTCCATAATGGTAATGGTGGAATCGAAGTTATTTCGGCATAGTCCAGCGTTAGCTCCTCTGGAATCTAAATATAGTGAAATGCATAAAGCCGTTGCAGTTTTTATCAGTACGAGTAGACTTTAAAATTTAGCTACGCATCCAACCCGAACTAATTTAaacgatattgaaaaaaaaaaaaaaaaaaaaatatatatatatatatatatatatatatatatatatatatatatatatatatatatatatatatatatatatatatatatatatatatatatatatatatatatatatatatatatatatatatatatattcacatGTTTTCCTACGTTTCGTACAAATTGGACCTGCCAgcgttgcagatttttttttcacgtgaAAAACGGAGAATATGTTCTCCACTTTGTCCGAAGTCGTGCCTTCGTGAAGACAAAATCTGCAAGCTGGAAGACCCGGTGTGCGAATCGTTCCGAAACGACTACTAGTTTAACTGAAAATTTACTTACTTATTCACTAATCGGGAatgtttaattttcgttattaactGTTTTTCAAAGGTTAGAAAATAATTGCCATAGACACAAGCCTAGaccgaaacaaaaaataaagcgtttaaTCAAATGTGGCATAGCAATTATAGCCGTTTGCGAACTTTGACGATAAAAAAAGATCATTTCTGAGGGACTTCAAGAAACTTTACGTTGAGTTATAGTAAATAAGTATGTAACTTTTTGGCCAAATCGGAAAGTCGTTTCcctaatctatttttttattatttgaatgtcagtagcatttgaaattttctttACCAAGATTGAGCAGCAATCTGAAATGCAAATATACTGTTTCGCCAATGAAATATCCAATTATTATTGTGGCATAGTTATTCATCTTAATACGCCTATTACCGATtcctttaaaattaattttccagACAGAATATACTGCTCagtataaaataaaacaccCTTCTATATTACATACAATATGTGTAGAGTGCTATATCTGTACATATTTGTTAGCAGAATGAAATGATTGTATACTTGGGCAATTAATCTTCGACAAATTGACTTATTAAAATCAGGGATTTGCTTAACTTTTCAGCGAATGCTGCTGAGTATTGAATTGTAAAAAAGCGTAATACGAATACTTGTTAGATTTTACATTCAATGTTAACTATGCTACGATGAGTGAAAATAACCGCGAATATGTTAGCTGACACATTTATTATTTCCGAAGATTTAATTCGCGTTCAAGAAATATTTAACACCTAGCAAAATAATCAGATACGGTCAGATTAAGTAGCTTCTGCTCTGTATATAGATCGATATAGGCCTCACGGTCGCGGATGGGGAAGGAAAGAAGAAAGTGTTGTCCGACAGCGAgcttacctctgcatctctaacgacttcTGTTACGGAAAGGAAGAAGATCACTTTGTCACCGTCATTGATAAAGTAAcgggtatttatagttttaacCATTCTCTCTACTACATGTCTATATAGACTCTCCACTGCTTAATTTTAACAATTATAACTTCCTAGAGAAATATTCATTAAACCCTATGTGACCTTTTTCTGGATCATAACGTGAGGGAAGGTAAGTAAGTAAGGGGAGGGGTAAGGAAggtagcctgagaataaacccatgcgtaaAAAGTCGAACGGCCCgattgattctactaagattctaaCTCATGATTATTTACTTGTTAGAGAGGCAATGAGCTCCCCTCCtatactgcctgtgatcgcataattgtaacattcgacattttatggatttcgtgctatttattgggaaatgcttagaatagtatgtactttttacatctgaaaaaatatgcccatgtttgtgtgaaaaaagtcgtaaaaaataccaagttgttttgtcacatagcgtaaataaccgcataattgtcaccctacttaattttttcaacttttttatcaaaaaagcttccatccaaatccacatctgcattctttggaactcggaagttattctggtccggtaaccaaccaccggtgacccgtttctgatgttcagctcatgcttgttgaatacatgaaaaactttattttccctgtgatatatttcaaaagtagcttgaaagtgacggcataaatgtatcattgcaaaaatttcaaccaatttgacttcaaaagtaatgtatACAgaatgtaaagtagtgctttcttcatgataccaagtttagttaaagtgtctatttgcaagaatatattgggaacaaagcatttaagttcaaaatataaaagtgctatttgctcgaacaaccaattttgcaaatgttacaaatatgcgattatgggcagtataacGGGGTTAAAAATATAACATTGAAACACAAACCGTACAGAACAAAACTACAAACTTTCCCtaaaattaaaaactgaaatttctgaaaataaccATTCTGTCTGGAAAACaattcataaaattaaatatataatAACATGTCACTATGACAGAAACGTTTTGAAGTGAATTCATTTCAGATTATATTTAAATTAATATAAACTAACTGCTAATTACCATTATGTGAAAACATGCTAACTTGTGGATACTCAATTATGTCAAATGACGATGCTTGCGTAGATTTTTTCATTCAAACATTTATTTGGTTAACAAAAGGTCTATGTAAGCTACAAAGCGCAAAAGATTTTCATAGGAAAAGTAATAGATTGTAattcaacaataaaataaatatagatTGAAAtgggcaaaaataaaattaatccgCACCTGTGTCGTCGATCCTCTCGCTTCAAGAGGACTAACAGTGCCTGCCGGACAGCTAACAGAAAGGGTGCGAGATCTAGACCAACCACGCTGTAAACACGTAACCGAAAAAGAGTAGATAATACACGAAGAATGAAATGGATAATGGTAAGTTATGGTATTTTTTGTGTATAAGTTTCAATTTctttaaataattgaaaaaatagaggtTTGCTTTCCTGAAGACATGTTGTACAATATTTCAAAcacttcttgattttttttgttcacaataCAAATGATGCAAGTGTTAAAATTGAATTACCTTTCAATCCCATGTAAATAAATCACGTACATCAATTTTTTTGCATCATTATAAATTTTAATTAACTTTTAGATCTCcatgaactatttttttttgtagcggAACAATATAAACACTAAACAAGAATACATAAAGGATGCATTCGTTGCatttttatcatgaaaagggTTAAAATGCGCGACAAGAATGAGTAAGTTGATTAGAACAAAATGGACAATGGAACAAGATAAAATCCAACATGTGCATAACAGGaaataaaccagaaaaaatgTGATGTATTTCAAACCACACACGTTTGGCTATGTGTATCGCAATTCGCTAGAGCAAACTCACTGCTACTATGTCTATGCTACGGAATCCAATGATTAATATATACCTGTCTGTTGAGGCTCTCTTCGTCACATCCTCCGCCACGTACGCTGTATGATCCACTGATACAACGCACTAAATGAGCCAAAATAGCCTTCACCCAACGTATCTTACCCGAGTTGAGTAATTCCATCAGTTGTTTCGGATGGTATTGTGGTAAAACAGGGCAGGCTATACGAGATGCTTCGAAAAGTCCGTAATCAGTCATGTAATCATGAATTGGTTGTTGTTGATCATTTATACTATTGGTTATATGGCCCGTGCTGTGTGATCCTTGTTTCCTTTTTTTACCATCGTTAGAAAGCATTTGTAGATTGATAGAGCTAACACGTGACAACACCGGCATCGATGAAACATTTGCTAAGCGCCTTTGGGTGTTTTCTTGAGCAAGTGAGCGAAGATCTTCATCTTTTAGATATCGATTATCATAGAGATCTTCAATATCCATATGGTTGATTGCGTTCAGTTGCGGTTTCCACTGTGAGTAAACATGCATTTCTGAATCCATGCCTGCTACAAAAATGCCATCTCGCACCCAGGAAATTTGCATGGGCAAAGGCGGTAAGCTGTCTGCAGTCCGGAGTTCAATCTGTCGTAACTTCATCCATCTTATTTCATCATTGAAATGGGGTTGCGCTAACGAGCTTGCTTTACGCAACAATGGACGATTTGATGACTGTGATTCTTTCATTGCTTTCATATTGGACTGAGCCAGATCACTAGATACAGGTGTAAAAAGCATAATTTTACTGCCAACCGCAACGGTCAGAATGTGTGATCCGTCTTCCTGAGAGACCCAGTCAAGTTGAACCAGATGCTTCTGCGTTAAAGGACAAGTATTACCATGCTCCGTGATACTTTTTCTTAATGACTGAAGAGTACTAAAACTTGGAACGGCAAGCAGACTAGAACCGGATTTTACATGACCCTCAGGAGTAACATCTCCATTACGTGCAGAACGGTTATCGTCGTGGGATAATGTTTGTAACATTTGATTTAGCCTCTGTTTTTTCTGCAATGTTTTATTGTCGTACAAATAACTGAGATCCAAATGCGGATCTACTTGTATTCTAGgtaaatgaatgttttttaGGTGAATAGTATCCTCAAGAACCCACTCACTTCCACCGGTGCTTTCACATTCATAAATGGCTACACACAAATTCACATAGCGTGTTTCCGGATCACTACTTTTCGTTGGTCTAGTGAAAGATTTCCCATACTTATAAGCACAAGCAATTCGCCCCGAATATGCAGCGCTTATGTGCAGTAGCTGGCCATTCACATCGATAGTCGACTCTTGATCTTTCCGTATCATCTCCCATTCGCACCATTCGTAGGTGAATCGAaccttttcattttcatttttgaaaactttacaTTTCCAAAACCGCACGGTCGAATCGGAACAAGCTGTCACAATGATGTATGGAGCGAAGCAAGCTGGATAAATCGACGATGAGCTTAGATGGCCAGCTGCTGGAGCTGCATGAATAACATCAACTCCATCCGGTAAAGGTAACTCCTGAGTACAAACTTTCGTTGTTGAAATATTCACATGTGGACTGTGATTGGTAGGTATCTTTACATCCTCCGGATTTTGAATACCTGCCATCGAAGCTCGGTGGATAAATTCTGGATCATCTAAATCCTGCACGAGATTACTGTCAGGAACATACATCATGCTGCTGCTCATCTCATCAGGTGCAGTAGGTTGGGATGCGATGACTATTCGCCACATGTGGATAGTTGTTCCGTTTTGGGTACGCTCTAGCACGACCAAATAAAACGGTTCTTCGAATTGCGCATTTCTCTGCAAATCAACCATCGCACCCATCTGTCCATCCATCAAACCAGCATGTTTGGCATCATTCCCAATGATGAGAGGTTCATCTGAGCGCTCCCCAGTAATGAGTTGTTCTTGAAAAACATGCAACAACTGAGTGTTTTGCCAATCATGTGATGCATCGTCGATCGCATCTAATTGGATTATACAACCTGGCCGCGCTGTTGATTGTTGCGACACAATCTTGATCTTATCATGCAATGCCGAATGAGTTCCTGGCAGTTGATCTAATGATGATTCCGTCGAAAGAGACACCATGGAATCCAATCGACGGAAGCGTCTTTCGGAGCTGGATATCTCTGCTAACAACGTTCGTGCATCAATAACAGCTTGATAGACTCGAAGACTTTCACCGTCGCTAGCAACAAAACAAGCAGATGGAGAGTTGCTCAAATTGCCCAATGTTGTACTTGGCAGCAGCGTAGGTATCCATGCTACATTGCTAAAGGCGGAAATTTCTGGTGAATTAATACGCGCTAGCTCACTAACACCCCCAGATTGGGACAGTGGACCAACAGCATCAACACGCCAAAGAATCAACTCAGAACAAAAACCGGACGGCGTACAAACATCTTTTGAACGGTGCAATTTTAAATCTGAACCGTCCGCAGTGCGTTTAACGTTTGTGTTCGGGATGTCCGGTATATTATGATGTGATGTTGTAAGCAGTAATGGTAATACTGGGTGACATGTTATATCATTCACGCGGAATCGATGGCCTGAGGCACGTGAAGCATGACCGATACTTAACACTTGCGAAAATTTACTTCTATCAGCAAATGTAAGCTGCCACAAATTTAACGTTCCATTTGAATGTTTGGTCACCATAGATATTGTGGGAGAAGGTGGAGCGGTAAGAATATCAGTTTGCTCTCCCATATGTTCATTTCCCATCGAATCAGCTTCATGTTTATTGCCTGTATTATACTGTGCTTCACCAACGTTTCCCTCGTTTTTGTCTTCGTTCATTTCGTTTTCTTCTTGAACACTAGGTAATGAAGTCACAATATCACTGCCAATATCTGGTGCATTACTTCCAGTACTATTAGTCGGTTTAGGTCCACGTACAATCATATCTCGAAAACCAAGGTTTCCGCTAGTGTTATAAAGTGCAACTGTGGTGGACATTGACATTGCATCGCCCAACGGGAAAGCGGATGGAATCCTGGTAGAAAATGAAACCTGTGCTTGTCGAAATGATCCTGGGTGGTATTCGTCTAACCATTCGACAACCCATATCAGATAGCTGCCATCGATTGGATGAATAGAAAAGAGTAAATCTGGATTGTGATGCCAGTCCCGCAAAAGACACTCGATTTTCATGTCCAGTGAATCTGTTACGTGAATGTTACCATCGTTAACAAGCGAGTTGATTGATGTTGTATTCGATAACGAATGTTGACTAGGAAGTCCTGCATGCGAAGCTCCTCCAACTGAATGAGAACGATTAGTTGGATAAGCCGGGTGCTCATCGCTATTGCTTTCTTCTTGCGATAACATGTTTTTTATCTTCGGACGTCGCTTATTTTCATCATTACCTTGTTCCTCCTCGTGCAATCCGTCAGAGTGACTTTCACTGTTTGGTCCAGATATTAAATCTTCCTTCTCAATAACTTTTCTAGTAATTTCCTGTAGAATACTTTCTGCTTGCAGCGAGAAATGCATCTCCTTGTTGTTTAGCCAATGCAAAATAAAACTGGGTTGTGTTGAAGGATCGTTGGTTTGCATTGATGGCACAAGTGGGATATCGGTTTCCGCATTTATGGATGCGGCTAGATGGAAATGTAATCCTGGAGTCATGCCAGTTCCATGGTATCCATAGGAGTGAAAATCATGCACACTATAGGTTGAAGGTAACGTTGGTATGGGGGCGTTTCCAAAACCAGCACTTGCACCTGGTCCACCGAATCCTGCACCCATTCCATTAAAACCAGTAGCACCATTATGTTTTGCGTGCCGCCTGATGTGAAAACACGTTTTCATATGCTTCAATCGTTGCATAAAACGATGCTTGTGCCTATGGGTTCTAAACTTTGGGTTCTGTGAGGCTAAAGGATCGAACTGATTCATATTAACCAGCCCATCGTCTGGCAAAACGGTTTCCACCCATACTCTACATATGTTGTCTAAGCAGGAAGTCACCAGCATATTTGATACCGATCCTTTTGGCATATATTTGCTTGTTTTCCGCCATGAAAGATGTGTTACGGCTCTGGGATGAGCAACATATACAAAACCATAACTAGCCTCTGGAATTCCATTTAAACTTTGTGATTGGCTTTGGTCAAAGCTTTTATTCGGAAACAAAACtgtaaaaattatattttattagtTCGTATTAACACAAGTACCGTCATAATTCTTGTATCATTTGACTGGCACGTATTTTGAAGGTATATCTACAAAGCATAAAGTGTTAAGAAAAGCTTTCGACAAAAGCAAATAAACGTATGCCAGACAgatgattttaaattcaatCGTTACAGTTTTTGTAATACATACTGTGCTTGTTCTCGTACCACACCTTAACCAGACGATCGCTTTTTCCGGAAGTAGCAAAAAGCGTTCCGTCAGGACTAAAAGCCATATGGTGAACAGCAGATGCAGTATGACATTTCCAAACGCAATCCCATGTAGCGTCCGATTCTTCTTCATTGGTTGGTGTTTTGGGATCGCGATCACCTCCGATTTCAAATTTGACAgctgaaaaacgaaaaaaatgatGACGAAGGAATATATTTAGCACTATTCTTTTTTGAACATACTGGCAGGTTCATCGTCATCTTGCTTAGATATGCGCTCATGCCACAATTGCAAAACAGTTCCTCCAGTTAATAAGCGAGTTCCTTCTAAATTCCAAGACAATGAGCTAATATTTGATGTAGCTTGTAAGCTTCCAGTTTGAACCCATCTGAAAGTGAAACCATACATTATATACCAATGGGATCGGAGTatcataatttcaaaaaaacataCTTATACTCCAATCCATGGGTAGAAGATCGATCATTATGTATTAATGGTGTAGGCTCAAAAATGCACACTTTGTCCTCGTATGCAGCAGCTATTTTACCTGTATCAGTGCTGCAATCAAGCGCAGAAATTCTTATATAGTTATGGACAGCTCCTGGTATGATCTGCACACGTTCGAAATTGCTTGCCAATATGACGATGTTACACCCCGCAGCATATGCCTGTTAGAAGCGTTAAACATAATTCCATAAATAAAGTTTAACTAAAGTTAATATGGTGTGAAAAAATAGTGTCCAAAGAACCATAACATATAATCTATATGCATATCAAAAAACCTCTAGTTTCAAAACAACatgaaatgatttgatttccTCAATGCATTTTTTAGTTATCGGAGGAGCTTTATTCATTGTCATTAATACCATCCATTGAACCAGATCTTGGTTTTCTGTTACCGCTTTTTTTGATATACGGGGCTACTTGAAATTTGGTAAGTCGATAACTTTACTAAAAATCTATTCGTTTCTCATATTTGGCCATCAGCTTTACTACCCCTCTTCGCATATCCGTCCCATATCGATGTTCAAAGATTTTGACTTTTTTGTGGGAATCTGTTTATAATCATCTCAAGCtttgaaaaaatgataaaacagtaaactTTGTTCGTGAAATATGGAAAATCAAAACCCGTTTGTGTTGTCCCTTGCCGAAaatattcgcataacagtcacGTTCATTCTATTGATCGTGGGGGGCTAACTGATGTCCTAAAGTGTCCCCTTTTGAACCATACTATGCAATGGAAATGCTTATTATTCTGAATTAAACTTTAATCATACTCATTTTACacaataaatttaataattcacTTGCATGTCGCGCTATTTGCATATTACTTACTCGTTTTATCacatatatattagggtgggaaatcgttatatgaaaaaaacgaaacttgatagcagaaagccagaaccaagtttttttgttctatttggggccccaaacaatcctaactttatcggaagtcgattggttttgtctccgcttggcgcattgcatttcaaatttatatggagatttgtaaggaaaaaacaacttttatgcatttttcattctaaacagcttaaaatgactcaaaccataggtttcataacttcaaatggtaggttttttttacgcctaacaacttggccgaagacactaaagagctagggtgtcccaaaaaatactagagctgttcagagttgagtatgtcgaaatttatgttgcaaatcattttttctgcgaaCACTGCCAGTGCACCGGCGTCAAtaagatttccatcagaagtaatctttgaaacacgttgtagattctttctacgcctagaatattgacctaaatttgtttgcttggtccagctgagtgtacaaactcgtaacgacaggttacttctgatggaaaacctactgacgccggtacattggtaatgttggcagaaaacaagattttctgcatttaaatcgacatactcaactttgatcagctatagctcttcttagagacattctagctcttcagtgtccttTGCAAAGTTGTAAggtatctaaaatactatactttaacataatgaaGTGCATtgttagagcattattgagctctccaggaaggtaaatgcaaaaaagtaggttttcccatataaattttcatacaaatttgaaatacatatatatgtatatatatatatatatatatatatatatatatatatatatatatatatatatatatatatatatatatatatatatatatatatatatatatatatatatatatatatatatatatatatatatatatatatatatataattttaatttaaggagtaaatgtagtaatgaagatagaaaattaaactaactgaaaatatgattgtagaaactacgaaaaatatagttcagcaggtgggactcgaacccacaacttccaatctccggtcagatgtgttcccgttacaccaccgcagaacgttaaagacgtagttctagaatcgagttttgtatcgcttatccaattctcgcacttcgtacatttactcagtagagactattatttatagctggctattgtttcaacaccctcagtggaagttggaatgacttctcagtgtgagagatagaaacgtgccagtaagttgccatatatatatatggggcagatgggttggaaaacccatttgcgcgaggtggcatccagcggtctccgcctagaaaagtggagacggatgcagtgaaggtcgcctgcgaagacggtaaaggcagtacgcctaccggatctacgcaagacatcgcggtggctggtccacagctattaaaggcggtcggaagacagcgggacacgctaccgagggtagtggccctgtctgagcagctcgatgctataatcgagtttgcgaaaagtcgcagcaatacaacgaagtacttgaagcaggccctctacatgcttcggtcctccatcgatgctgcgaaaaaggagcatgccgagctcgaaatgaaagctgcggctgcggagaaagaggagacgaaggtgaccgagctggcgacgaagtcggtccaaacggacgccagcacagtccccgggagagacggcccccgtgggcaccaagaagcgtttaatcgcaaacagccctcagaccggtgtaggagtggcgcaagcaacgctcacggtggcagccaaggagcagaaggctcctggtaacccgtgggtaacggttccgggaaggagtaggaaccaaaaagtggtggccaaaaaaccgcacccggttacaaatcctgcgacgaagaaagttaaaaataagggcgacgcactcatccttgaGACAGAAGAGTcgaagtactcggaagtccttaaggcaatgagaggcgatgcgaagctcaaagatctgggggcagatgtgcgtagcatccgccgatcccgcaagggagaaatgatcgtcgagctccgcaaggaagccagaaacaagggcccagcctatcgggcattggcccaagaggcgcttggagatagagtgcaggttcgggcactcacgtcgcaggtaaccctacaacttaaatacctggacgaagtcaccaaggcatgcgaagtcgtggatgccctcaaggagcagtgcgaagtggttgtggcaccagaggcagttcgactgcgcaaaggcccagtaggaacccagaccgccactgtcaggcttccgtcagtagacgcaaaccaggcgctaaaggtagcgaggc encodes:
- the LOC129724417 gene encoding dmX-like protein 2 isoform X3, which translates into the protein MNCHQILSGACNAGDRCFAVGSVEGVPFTAYAAGCNIVILASNFERVQIIPGAVHNYIRISALDCSTDTGKIAAAYEDKVCIFEPTPLIHNDRSSTHGLEYKWVQTGSLQATSNISSLSWNLEGTRLLTGGTVLQLWHERISKQDDDEPATVKFEIGGDRDPKTPTNEEESDATWDCVWKCHTASAVHHMAFSPDGTLFATSGKSDRLVKVWYENKHILFPNKSFDQSQSQSLNGIPEASYGFVYVAHPRAVTHLSWRKTSKYMPKGSVSNMLVTSCLDNICRVWVETVLPDDGLVNMNQFDPLASQNPKFRTHRHKHRFMQRLKHMKTCFHIRRHAKHNGATGFNGMGAGFGGPGASAGFGNAPIPTLPSTYSVHDFHSYGYHGTGMTPGLHFHLAASINAETDIPLVPSMQTNDPSTQPSFILHWLNNKEMHFSLQAESILQEITRKVIEKEDLISGPNSESHSDGLHEEEQGNDENKRRPKIKNMLSQEESNSDEHPAYPTNRSHSVGGASHAGLPSQHSLSNTTSINSLVNDGNIHVTDSLDMKIECLLRDWHHNPDLLFSIHPIDGSYLIWVVEWLDEYHPGSFRQAQVSFSTRIPSAFPLGDAMSMSTTVALYNTSGNLGFRDMIVRGPKPTNSTGSNAPDIGSDIVTSLPSVQEENEMNEDKNEGNVGEAQYNTGNKHEADSMGNEHMGEQTDILTAPPSPTISMVTKHSNGTLNLWQLTFADRSKFSQVLSIGHASRASGHRFRVNDITCHPVLPLLLTTSHHNIPDIPNTNVKRTADGSDLKLHRSKDVCTPSGFCSELILWRVDAVGPLSQSGGVSELARINSPEISAFSNVAWIPTLLPSTTLGNLSNSPSACFVASDGESLRVYQAVIDARTLLAEISSSERRFRRLDSMVSLSTESSLDQLPGTHSALHDKIKIVSQQSTARPGCIIQLDAIDDASHDWQNTQLLHVFQEQLITGERSDEPLIIGNDAKHAGLMDGQMGAMVDLQRNAQFEEPFYLVVLERTQNGTTIHMWRIVIASQPTAPDEMSSSMMYVPDSNLVQDLDDPEFIHRASMAGIQNPEDVKIPTNHSPHVNISTTKVCTQELPLPDGVDVIHAAPAAGHLSSSSIYPACFAPYIIVTACSDSTVRFWKCKVFKNENEKVRFTYEWCEWEMIRKDQESTIDVNGQLLHISAAYSGRIACAYKYGKSFTRPTKSSDPETRYVNLCVAIYECESTGGSEWVLEDTIHLKNIHLPRIQVDPHLDLSYLYDNKTLQKKQRLNQMLQTLSHDDNRSARNGDVTPEGHVKSGSSLLAVPSFSTLQSLRKSITEHGNTCPLTQKHLVQLDWVSQEDGSHILTVAVGSKIMLFTPVSSDLAQSNMKAMKESQSSNRPLLRKASSLAQPHFNDEIRWMKLRQIELRTADSLPPLPMQISWVRDGIFVAGMDSEMHVYSQWKPQLNAINHMDIEDLYDNRYLKDEDLRSLAQENTQRRLANVSSMPVLSRVSSINLQMLSNDGKKRKQGSHSTGHITNSINDQQQPIHDYMTDYGLFEASRIACPVLPQYHPKQLMELLNSGKIRWVKAILAHLVRCISGSYSVRGGGCDEESLNRQIPEELTLDYAEITSIPPLPLWTLLAADRETVGITAQQSEEVKDYNELFESNVVDESLDDLLDEEPDISRHTDRRSSLPEKHYLSHFGPRQGQLLSRLLTHTHLPGLSSLDQMHLLALADTVSTCNTDFAERFAIDAAKTAIAKENLTGVPSTENVSTDSLDDCGLRFLLAMKHYNYLLRCLPIVQRQSFQRQGVGTANVVWAFHSESEEELLNLIPSYAKGQPKWHVLKELGVGWWLRNNSLLRQCIERLAKASFQANQDPLDAALYYMAMKKKSVVWGLFRSQKDEKMTQFFANNFSEDRWRKAALKNAFALLGKQRFEHAVAFFLLANSLNDALEVCLTKLQDLQLALVITRLYGGEHDPTPPSFKRLLYEEVLGCDKNGENQDLNRSHPDPFLRSMALWLLKDYSGSLSTLLNSNIGCMHPLFDDDNPVSHGEGTHSTNPNVFNFYVYLRTHPLLIRQHIASSAQDKKRTQVVLAGFSYGSETTSITKPNVATDKQIQLEDSITPLERQLYFTTAHAHFKAGCPALALDVLSKLPSKVMDQNSTSQLQSPNDAKLQCNSIATGILDWSKSSQGDSGKEITDSIDWGAPASSTAVDWSTGATDGFDWGAPVSSQLSNGIDEFKIEWDDDDKREDEDGDSDEGIQIKNPVQGKDDNNEMQDEVNSKGTLDIMAQQLKFIACLKILMEELSTLATGFEVDGGQLRYQLYVWLEREVEALKQLCNYSSGDSDNTAIEDNNNADALDKDTPVLSNKFQHDKPTLHEILIQEKQDFEAKVQRAARRKRWLKANETLLRTLLSYCSLHGASGGGLASVRMELVLLLQELQQEKTQQQLLSPLPFPTTLPLLSACVAGNKTVIADPLRYLQSHTHDMLQTIVDMRSPPHALRATFPNEIFVLRDLGVALSACIYQSLCDSDTFSVKQLTVTEGCHSPGMETIAKLNASCQSTHLMANATAHQRRRKYSTDEPLAVSTPPSKWPGVTNLRALLAREKDEDTPRLNVLLCESFVATYMALFVYALTTCDCHILFRLAGQNFTDYTWSTLYGGGVKKLLRKATSHVQAVQQVVQAQVQQENLDSPMAEGSVWGAVTSLTKQRVKLNMKLLGHFAGPQGPANMKEDKPTYREQFVPPEMSMVSYFLTKPVPKDLNYYTGDPDEDDYDSADSAVSDLDDDEDDEDVFNDPLNNDPKVHQASAAARKHRRENVEHSNPNSYSWCILRLALIRVSQHQLQTFINIAGIEMQELPVCSPLIHAVLRALSSWQELLKEELENRGPASVDYIPGCFVESEAKGPAILKYRSLLEKSNTPFSPCLSSAAPARRLWNYLVRNELVQDIFIRAVFGKKKPSSNTVDTAVGSISNSVNDSGTPIGNESAAVAGVSGVQNCIQNIPEPVRIIHKDQEQISAFCLNLVNSGLLALATPREVQEMDISLLLESPNWMEDECEMDIMNLTKDIETIPSSNFLVIQTSNDKHPLNASLSAAQNFGTPASPQPGIAGQSGRGASVVLKHKVDNIKRMSAHPLMPLYLTGGLDGSVQMWEWGHQQVVCTPRPPGTFAKVTRCRFSQHGNKFGIADGDGNLSLWQVGLASQSNRPFFTYQCHNKGITDFVFLGSCSLVATSGHSSESKNVAIWDTLLPHKKALVSAFNCHDQGASSLAYAPQHQLLISAGKKGDVCIFDVRQRVLRHRFQAHENPIKCLSIDPHEEHFATGSADGDIKVWGLTVHTLLYSFMGDHARSSFFKHIGQGVTQLQIDQCGRLFSCGADGSMKVRQLPDRESIIHSLY